The proteins below come from a single Tsuneonella deserti genomic window:
- a CDS encoding DUF1800 domain-containing protein: MVDQRSYIAHHRFGYGLAPNEQPSSDPKGWLIQQLAGWDPAVATSPGNPAELVSQMQAAADADMRRNFYDAYRARIADRVERARITQTPFVERLVNFWSNHFAVSADTKVTRSLAPDYEDSAIRPHVTGKFADLVLAAETHPAMLVFLDQSRSVGPNSVLGRWRSAQERRNSGINENLAREIMELHTLGVRSGYVQADVIELAKALTGYTVAGLAGGTKAMDDGDAGGFVFEANRHEPGSRVLMGKTYPPGEANQARAILLDIAAHQSAASFVATKLARHFFADAPPADCVSRIADAFHSSGGDLKTTYLALINEDAAWQPGMLKYKSPWDWTVSALRTAGVETPKGNFIATWLGRLGQSTWEPGSPAGFPDIQAEWLASDGLIKRANLAKIISMRKSGAYDPRDIAAHAFGDQLSDVTRGAVAAAGDKAQGLSLLLMSRDFQWR; the protein is encoded by the coding sequence ATGGTCGACCAACGGTCATACATCGCGCATCACCGCTTCGGTTACGGGCTCGCACCCAACGAGCAACCGAGCAGCGACCCCAAGGGTTGGCTGATCCAGCAGCTGGCCGGATGGGATCCGGCGGTGGCGACATCGCCCGGAAACCCCGCGGAGCTCGTCAGCCAGATGCAAGCGGCAGCCGATGCCGACATGCGGCGCAACTTCTACGACGCCTACCGCGCGCGGATCGCAGACCGGGTCGAGCGGGCGCGGATCACGCAAACGCCGTTCGTCGAGCGGCTCGTAAACTTCTGGTCGAACCACTTCGCGGTTTCGGCCGACACCAAGGTCACCCGCTCGCTCGCGCCCGACTACGAGGACAGCGCGATCCGCCCTCACGTGACCGGAAAGTTCGCCGACCTCGTGCTGGCAGCCGAAACGCACCCGGCGATGCTGGTCTTCCTTGACCAGTCGCGCTCGGTCGGGCCGAACAGCGTGCTTGGCAGATGGCGCAGCGCCCAGGAGCGGCGCAACTCGGGGATCAACGAGAATTTAGCGCGGGAAATAATGGAGTTGCACACGCTGGGTGTGCGCTCTGGCTATGTCCAAGCCGATGTCATCGAGCTCGCGAAGGCGCTGACTGGCTACACCGTCGCAGGGCTGGCGGGCGGCACCAAGGCGATGGACGATGGTGACGCCGGCGGCTTCGTGTTCGAAGCCAACCGACACGAGCCTGGCTCGCGCGTGCTCATGGGCAAAACCTACCCGCCCGGCGAGGCGAACCAGGCTCGCGCGATCCTGCTCGACATCGCCGCGCACCAGTCGGCCGCCAGTTTTGTTGCCACCAAGCTCGCCCGGCACTTTTTCGCCGACGCCCCCCCGGCGGATTGCGTGAGCCGCATCGCCGATGCCTTCCATTCGAGCGGCGGGGACCTCAAGACGACCTACCTCGCGCTGATAAACGAGGACGCGGCCTGGCAGCCGGGTATGCTCAAGTACAAGTCGCCATGGGACTGGACGGTATCGGCGCTGCGCACCGCGGGTGTCGAGACGCCAAAGGGCAATTTCATTGCCACCTGGCTCGGCCGCCTCGGCCAGTCAACCTGGGAGCCGGGCTCGCCGGCGGGCTTCCCCGACATCCAGGCTGAATGGCTCGCGTCCGACGGGCTGATAAAGCGCGCCAACCTCGCCAAGATCATCTCGATGCGCAAGAGCGGCGCCTACGACCCGCGCGATATCGCGGCTCACGCTTTCGGCGACCAGCTGAGCGATGTGACGCGAGGCGCGGTCGCCGCCGCGGGCGACAAGGCGCAGGGTCTATCTCTCCTGCTCATGAGCCGAGACTTCCAATGGCGCTGA
- a CDS encoding acyltransferase family protein has product MIEKPAGRAAALDLGRFIAALAVYGYHMLYLDVQVGRIPWASALGPIMSYGYLGVNFFFMLSGYVICRSAEGATRFEFARNRATRLYPAFVICGVLTSLMLIVAGHGVSPLRFVANMTFQAKALGFSFLDPVYWSLAAETLFYAAVFLIVIGPALRSRLRMVLVVWAVLAVLPIGGPAAILLNLKWAPYFGVGIALHLIQADRRGFDKGLFALYALLALYGAWSEAGTVGKQFDLRPAPLVAAVLVFAMAAILPWLSRVELSKRGYTVAFVLGGMSYPLYLLHNQFNRPLLIARWEHGLLAVLVENAGLMLLCYLVFKFEEKIRRSLRALDFARYRPGRRVETGA; this is encoded by the coding sequence TTGATCGAGAAACCGGCCGGCCGCGCGGCAGCGCTCGACCTAGGCCGTTTCATCGCAGCGCTCGCTGTATATGGCTATCACATGCTCTATCTCGACGTGCAGGTGGGCCGCATACCGTGGGCCAGCGCGCTCGGGCCGATCATGTCCTACGGATACCTCGGCGTGAATTTCTTCTTCATGCTGTCGGGCTACGTCATTTGCCGTTCGGCCGAGGGCGCCACCCGGTTCGAATTCGCGCGCAACCGCGCAACCCGGCTCTATCCGGCCTTCGTCATCTGCGGTGTGCTGACCAGCCTCATGCTGATCGTCGCAGGTCACGGTGTGTCGCCCCTGCGGTTCGTCGCCAACATGACGTTCCAGGCCAAGGCGCTGGGCTTTTCCTTCCTCGACCCGGTCTATTGGTCACTTGCCGCCGAGACGCTGTTCTACGCCGCTGTCTTCCTGATCGTCATCGGCCCGGCTCTGCGCTCGCGGCTGCGGATGGTGCTGGTGGTCTGGGCCGTACTGGCCGTGCTGCCGATCGGCGGTCCGGCGGCGATCCTGCTTAACCTCAAATGGGCGCCCTATTTCGGCGTCGGCATCGCGCTGCACCTGATCCAAGCCGACCGGCGCGGTTTCGACAAGGGACTGTTCGCGCTCTATGCGCTGCTCGCGCTTTACGGGGCATGGAGCGAGGCCGGGACTGTCGGCAAGCAATTCGACTTGCGGCCGGCCCCGCTGGTCGCGGCGGTGCTCGTGTTCGCCATGGCAGCGATCCTACCGTGGCTCAGCCGGGTCGAGCTTTCGAAGAGAGGATACACGGTCGCCTTCGTACTCGGAGGGATGAGCTACCCCCTTTACTTGCTGCACAATCAGTTCAACCGCCCGCTGCTCATCGCCAGGTGGGAGCACGGCTTGCTCGCCGTGCTGGTGGAGAACGCGGGTCTGATGCTGTTGTGCTATCTAGTGTTCAAGTTCGAGG